The genome window CTGGCGGGAATCGGCGTCGGCGATGAGGCGCTGCCAAAGCCGCGCATCGAAATCGCGATGGCGAAAAAACCGGAAGACGCGCTCGCGCCCGGGCGCGCGATCGAGCGCGATGAGCGCGGCTTCGAGCGCCATCGTGCCCGAGCCGCACATCGGATCGACAAGCGGCTCGTGCGGGTCGTACTCCGCGAGACGCAAGATCGTGGCGGCCAGCGTTTCGCGCAGCGGGGCGGCGGTGGTCAGTTCGCGATAGCCGCGCTTATGCAGGAGTTCGCCGGATGTGTCGGCGGAGACGGTGCAGGCATTGTGCAAGAAGCGTACGAGGACGAGCTGATCTTCGCCTTTTTCGACGCCCGCGACGCGATCGCGGATCGCGGTGAAAACGACGTCTTCGATCTTGCGTTTCATGGTCAGGCGCGAGGCGTGCGCGGTCGATCGAACATCGACGCCATCGCCGCGGCGCACGAAAATATCCCAGGGGAGGTTGCGCGTCTTGCGGTGTAGCTCCGGAAACGAGACGGCGGGAAACGTCGCCAGACGCCTCACGACGCGGCTGGCCAGGCGCGACCAGAGGTTGACGCGATAAAGCGTTTCGAGATCCCCGCCAAACTCGACGCCGCCCTCGACGATGATCGCGTTCGCGGCACCGAGGTCGGAAATCTCGTCGTAGAGCAAGCCTTCCGTGCCGGGAGCGGCGACGGCGAAGAACAGGGGCGTATCGGCGTTGGGTGCGTTCATGGGGCGGCTCGGATTCGGCATGGTGCTACCCGAATTCCGCGCGCTTTGCCATAATTATTGTTTCGAGCGGCGCGGGCCGCGCCGTGGAGCCATGATCCCATGCCCGACCAATTCCGCCTGATCGATGCGTATCCGCCCAAGGGCGATCAACCCACGGCGATCGCGCAACTTGTCGCCGGCGTCGAGGCGGGCGACCGGCATCAGGTGCTGCTCGGCGTGACCGGCAGCGGCAAGACGCTGACGATGGCCAACGTCATCGCGCGGACGAACCGGCCGGCGCTTGTCATTGCGCACAACAAGACGCTCGCGGCGCAGCTCTACGGCGAGTTCAAGGAATTGTTTCCCGACAACGCCGTGGAATATTTCGTCAGCTACTACGACTACTACCAGCCCGAGGCGTACATCGCGCGAACGGACACCTACATCGAAAAAGACAGCGCCATCAACGAGCGCATCGACCGGCTGCGCCACTCCGCGACGCGCAGTGTGCTGACGCGCCGCGACGTCATCGTGGTCGCGTCCGTCTCGTGCATCTATGGCCTCGGCAGCCCGCACGAATACAACAAGATGCTGAAGGTTTACGAGCCCGGTCAGACGATCGACCGCGACGACCTGCTACGCCAGCTCGTGGCGATGCAATACGCAAGAAACGACGTGGACTTTTTCCGTGGCGCGTTTCGCGTGCGCGGAGAGTCGGTCGAAATTTTTCCGGCCTACGAGGACGAGGTCGCGATCCGCATCGAGTTTTTCGACAACGAAATCGAGCGCATCAGCGAGATCGATCCGCTGCGCGGCCAGGTGATCCGCCGGCTTCCGCGCGTGGGCGTCTTTCCGAACAGCCATTACGTGACGGATCGCGAAACGCTCCAGCGCGCGCTCAACGACATCCGCCTGGAACTCAAGGACCGCGTCGCGCAGCTTCGCGCCAACAACAAGCTGCTCGAGGAGCAACGTCTCTCGCAGCGCACGCTCTACGACCTGGAGATGATCGAACAGCTCGGATTCTGTTCGGGTATCGAGAACTATTCGCGGCACATGGACGGCCGCGAGGCGGGAGAGCCGCCGTGGACGCTGATCGACTATTTCCCGGATGACTTCATCACCTTCATCGACGAGTGCCACCAGTCGATCCCGCAGCTTGGCGCGATGTACCACGGCGACCGCTCGCGCAAGATGGCGCTCGTGGAATACGGGTTCCGCCTCCCGTCCGCGCTCGACAACCGGCCGCTGAAGTTCGAGGAGATCGAGGAGCGCCTCGGGCAGATCGTGTACGTCTCCGCGACGCCGGCCGATTACGAATTGAAAAAAGCCGACGGCGTCGTCGTCGAGCAGGTGATCCGCCCGACCGGGCTCATGGACCCGCGGGTCGAGGTGCGTCCGGCGGGCAACCAGGTGGACGACCTGTTGGACGAAATCCGCGCGCGCATCGAGCGCGACGAGCGCGTGCTCGTCACCACGCTGACCAAGCGGATGGCCGAGGACCTGACGGAGTATTACCGCGACCTCGCGTTGCCGGTG of bacterium contains these proteins:
- a CDS encoding class I SAM-dependent RNA methyltransferase, whose protein sequence is MNAPNADTPLFFAVAAPGTEGLLYDEISDLGAANAIIVEGGVEFGGDLETLYRVNLWSRLASRVVRRLATFPAVSFPELHRKTRNLPWDIFVRRGDGVDVRSTAHASRLTMKRKIEDVVFTAIRDRVAGVEKGEDQLVLVRFLHNACTVSADTSGELLHKRGYRELTTAAPLRETLAATILRLAEYDPHEPLVDPMCGSGTMALEAALIALDRAPGRERVFRFFRHRDFDARLWQRLIADADSRQRRTPPAPILAADQSGGALAAAHGNRERAGLEAAVEIVRANINQVRAPNLPGLVVLDPPYGRRMRDGDPGAVYDTIGHALKARFAGWRFALLAPDFRLFQRARLRYEKRHTLFHGGQRVELFVGRIAAK
- the uvrB gene encoding excinuclease ABC subunit UvrB translates to MPDQFRLIDAYPPKGDQPTAIAQLVAGVEAGDRHQVLLGVTGSGKTLTMANVIARTNRPALVIAHNKTLAAQLYGEFKELFPDNAVEYFVSYYDYYQPEAYIARTDTYIEKDSAINERIDRLRHSATRSVLTRRDVIVVASVSCIYGLGSPHEYNKMLKVYEPGQTIDRDDLLRQLVAMQYARNDVDFFRGAFRVRGESVEIFPAYEDEVAIRIEFFDNEIERISEIDPLRGQVIRRLPRVGVFPNSHYVTDRETLQRALNDIRLELKDRVAQLRANNKLLEEQRLSQRTLYDLEMIEQLGFCSGIENYSRHMDGREAGEPPWTLIDYFPDDFITFIDECHQSIPQLGAMYHGDRSRKMALVEYGFRLPSALDNRPLKFEEIEERLGQIVYVSATPADYELKKADGVVVEQVIRPTGLMDPRVEVRPAGNQVDDLLDEIRARIERDERVLVTTLTKRMAEDLTEYYRDLALPVRYLHSEIDTLERIGILRDLRQGKFSVLVGINLLREGLDLPEVSLVAVFDADKEGFLRSGTSLLQTIGRAARNVNGTVILYADRVTDSMRRAIDETERRREIQAAYNAEHGITPQSIVKAISNVLTSIYEKDYVTVKTLTDDELDDVKRDEIPQLINELRRQMKQASKNLEFERAADIRDRIKRLEDRQVIGL